A stretch of Anomaloglossus baeobatrachus isolate aAnoBae1 chromosome 5 unlocalized genomic scaffold, aAnoBae1.hap1 SUPER_5_unloc_21, whole genome shotgun sequence DNA encodes these proteins:
- the LOC142258999 gene encoding LOW QUALITY PROTEIN: uncharacterized protein LOC142258999 (The sequence of the model RefSeq protein was modified relative to this genomic sequence to represent the inferred CDS: deleted 1 base in 1 codon) encodes MSGVRFITVSLHNQDYTVVKKTSSERCQAPVSEGWGRPLSPITGPPPHPPIHEDINDQKILELTYKMIELLTGEVPIRCQDVTVYFSMEEWEYLVGHKDLYTDVMMEVPQPLTSPVLSSKRTTRERCPRPLLPQDCKQEDPDVPQDVFPPDLSTDDCIGNSDGNLISSEFITHDEGITRDTYDEQVQQNCKQNKSYRRDVEHETASTGEKPFSCSECGKSFIQKSNFLRHQKIHTGEKPFSCSECGKCFIQKTALVRHQRSHTGEKPFSCMECGKCFIQKTALVLHQRSHTGDKPFSCLECGKCFIRKSQLVSHQRSYTGDKPFSCLECGKCFTWKSELVRHQRSHTGERPFSCLECGKCFIQKTALVSHQRSHTGEKPFSCLECGKCFIRKSHLVLHQRSHTGEKPFSCLECGKCFIRKSHLVLHQSSHTGEKPFSCLECEKCFTRKSELVRHQRSHTGERPFSCLECGKCFIQKSDLVNHQRSHTGDKPFSCSECGNCFTRKSHLVSHQRYHTEEKPFLCSECGKCYFTKSNLVKHLRSCTGKEPFSCCEHLKCLIGKTILVDHEKTHTVKETFLDSEFGKCFLSLIRSCCQMSHMGEGFMLYRESKGFILKSIAQVRIGQGKHHFLFKLTVLL; translated from the exons atgtctggagtgagatttattactgtgtctctccataaccaggattacacagtagtgaagaagacctctagtgagcgctgtcaggcccctgtgtctgagggatggggaagacccctgagcccaatcacggggcctccacctcaccccccgatacatgaggacatcaatgaccagaagatcctagaactcacctacaagatgattgagctgctgactggagag gttcctataaggtgtcaggacgtcaccgtctatttctccatggaggagtgggagtatttagtaggacacaaagatctgtacacggacgtcatgatggaggttccccagcccctcacatcaccag ttctatccagtaagaggacaacacgagagagatgtccccgtcctcttctcccacaggactgtaaacaagaagaccccgatgttcctcaggatgtgtttcctccagatctatcca cagatgactgtattgggaattcagatggaaatctaatatcttcagaatttataacacatGATGAAGGTATCACACGTGATACATATGACGAGCAAGTccaacagaattgtaagcaaaataaaagttacagaagggatgtggaacatgaaacggcttccacaggagagaagccattttcatgttcagagtgtgggaaaagttttattcagaaatcaaactttcttagacatcagaaaattcacacaggagagaagccattttcatgttcagagtgtgggaaatgttttattcagaaaacagctcttgttaggcatcaaagatctcatacaggggagaagccattttcatgcatggaatgtgggaaatgttttattcagaaaactgctcttgttttgcatcaaagatctcatacaggggacaagccattttcatgcttggaatgtgggaaatgttttattcggaaatcacaacttgtttcgcatcaaagatcttatacaggggacaagccattttcatgcctggaatgtgggaaatgttttacttggaaatcagaacttgttaggcatcaaagatctcacacaggggagaggccattttcatgcttggaatgtgggaaatgttttattcagaaaacagctcttgttagccatcaaagatctcatacaggggagaagccattttcatgcttggaatgtgggaaatgttttattcggaaatcacatcttgttttgcatcaaagatctcatacaggggagaagccattttcatgcctggaatgtgggaaatgttttattcggaaatcacatcttgttttgcatcaaagctctcatacaggggagaagccattttcatgcctggaatgtgagaaatgttttactcggaaatcagaacttgttaggcatcaaagatctcacacaggggagaggccattttcatgcttggaatgtgggaaatgttttatacagaaatcagatcttgttaatcatcaaagatctcatacaggggacaagccattttcatgttcagaatgtgggaattgttttactcggaaatcacatcttgttagtcatcaaagatatcatacagaggagaagccatttttatgttcagagtgtggaaaatgttattttacaaaatcaaatctcgttaaacatctg agaagctgcacagggaaggaacctttttcatgttgtgaacatTTGAAATGTTTAATTGGTAAAACAATTCTTGTTGAccatgagaaaacccacacagtaAAGGAGACATTCTTGGATtcagaatttggcaaatgttttttatcattaatcaggtcctgttgtcagatgagtcacatgggagaaggaTTCATGTTATACCGTGAGtcaaagggttttatcctaaaatcaattgctcaagtaagaattggtcagggaaaacaccattttctttttaaacttaccgtattattatga